CTTGTGCATCGTCACGAAGGTCGATCCGAATCTGTGCGAGATCCTCTTCGTCCAGGGCGCGCGATACGCCGATCCTTTCGATCGGATCGACCGCCTCGCGAAGGCCAGCGGTGTCGATAAGCACGAACGGGATGCCGTCGATCGCGATGGGCGCCTCGATCACGTCACGTGTGGTGCCGGCAATGTCGGACACGATGGCGGCATCGCGGCCGGCGAGCGCATTGAACAGCGTCGATTTGCCGGCGTTTGGCGGGCCGACGATGGCGACGCGAATGCCATCGCGCAGTCGCTCGGCGGGCGCCAGCGTGGCTGCCCGCTCGATTTCCGCGAGCAGCGAATCGGTGAGCGCCGACCATGCGCACTGGCCGGCCACCTCCTCCTCACCATCGTAATCGATCGCCGCCTCCATCGCGGCCGAAATCAGCGTGAGCCGGCTGCGCCACCCGGCGAGGAGGCGCGGCACGGCACCGCGCTGACGGCGGATCGCATCGCGTCGCTGGCTCTCCGTCTCGGCAGCGAGGAGGTCGGCTAGTCCTTCGACCGCCGCAAGATCCATCTTGCCATTGAACAGGGCGCGGCGGGTGAACTCGCCCGGTTCCGCCAAGCGCAGGCCCAGCCGCCGAAGCGCGGCATAGCAGGCCTCCACGACGGCGCGACTGCCGTGGAGATGCAGTTCCGCAAGATCCTCGCCCGTCACCGTGCGCGGTGCGGGAAACCAAAGAACCATGCCCTCGTCGAGCACATCGCCGGCGTCGCATAAGGTCCGCAGCGCCGACTGTCTCGGCTGTGGAAGGCGACCGGCCAATGCTTCCAACGCCATGCGCGCGCGCGCGCCGCTGATCCGGATGATGGCGATGGCGGAGGGAAGCGCGCCGCTCGACAGCGCGAAGATCGTGTCGCCGGCGGGGTTATTTGGTGCTGCTGCCACCCATATTATCCAGCATGTGGCGCCACAGGTTGAAGCCCGCCTCGCCCATCGGCCCCCAGCTCTGCATCATCGTCTGGATCGTATCGGGCGTCACGCCCTGCTCGATCGCGGTGCGCATCTTGGACAGATAGGCTTCGTGGAGCGAGGAGAGGTCAGGCAGGCCCATGAAGCGGCGAGCCTCTTCCGGCGTGCAATCGACATCGACCGTGATCTTCACCGGCGTCTCCCAGCGCGAGGACTTCGCACGCCTGCCTTAGCCGAGCGACGGGCGATCGCCAATATGGCGGCGGATTTCCACGGTCGATCCCGGCGTCAGTGCAGAGAGCAGCGAGGCCATCCCTGTGCGATCGATCGCGACACAGCCTTCTGTGGGCCTGTCGCCGCGGAGATGGAGAAAGATGGCGCTCCCCAGTTCGGGGACCGGCGGTCGATCATTGTGGCCGAGGATCAGGACGGCATCGTAATGGGCATCATCCCGCCACATCCGCTCGGCGGAAAAGGGGTGCGGATGACGTACCGGCCGATTGTAGGCCGGATCGGCGACATCGTCCGACCAGCCATCGTCGGGGCGCAGCCATCGCCAGGCTATTCCCGATGGTGGATCGAAGCCACGATCGGGACGGAGGAGGACGGCGCGGACCGGCCAGACCCCAAGCGGTGTATAACCGTCGCCTTCGCGCTTGTCGGCGGCGCCGCAGGCGCCGCTTCGCCCGATCGCGCAGGGCAGCGTCGTCGCGCCGAAATGAAGCAGGCCGGCGTCCGTCTCCACGACGATCCGCATCAGAGCATGTGCCCGGTGCGATCGCGCTTGGTGGCGAGATAATCGACGTTGTGCGGGTTGGCCGTCACGCGATGCTCGACGCGCTCGACAATGTCGATCCCCGCAGCCGCCAGCCCTGCCACCTTGGCGGGATTGTTGGTGAGCAGCCGGATGCGGGTCTGGCCGATCAGCGCGAGCATGCGCGCCGCGACGCCGAAGTCGCGTTCGTCGATCCCGAAGCCGAGGCGAAGATTGGCGTCCACCGTGTCGAAGCCCTGGTCCTGCAGAGCATAGGCGCGCAGCTTGTTGATCAGGCCGATCCCCCGCCCCTCCTGCCGGAGATAGAGCAGGATGCCCCACCCCTCTTCGGCGATGCGGTGGAGCGCACCATCAAGCTGCGGCCCGCAATCGCACTTCAGCGATCCGAAGACATCGCCGGTCAGGCACTCGCTGTGCAGGCGCACGAGCGGGGGCCGGCCGTTCGGCGCGCCGATCACCAGCGCGACATGCTCTGTCGCCTCTTCAGCCGAGCGAAATGCAATAATATCAGTATGTTGACGTGAAGCTGCGACCGGAAGGCGCGCGCGCGAGGCGATGACGAGATGGCTGGGCGCATCGTAGTCGAAGATCGCTGCGGCCGAGGGGCGAGGCGTGTCGCTTCCCCCCTCCCCGTCCCGCACGAAGAATGCGGGAAGGATTCCGGCCAGCCGCGCCAGCTTGAGCGCCGCCGCCGCCGCGCCATCGGCCCCCGTCGCGCGTGTCGCGAAGGGGCCTTTCATCGGCGACGACAGATCCCGCGCGGGATCCGCCAGCGCGGTTGCCTTATCGAGATCGAGCCACGGCACCTGCGCAATCCGCACCGCGGCGGGCGCTTGCGCGGCAGGACGCTGGTTGGCGAGCATCAGGGTCGCCGCGCGCTCGGGAGACACCAGTACGTCATAGCGGCCATCGGGAGCGAAGCCGGCCAGCCGACCGGCGTCGGCGGTCTCGATCGCGAGCAGGGTCAGCGCCGCCCCGGCCTCGTCGATCACGACGGGCCAGCCCCGGCGCAGCGCGTCGATGGCGCGGGCCACGTCCCGCCGGTCTGCGATTCCGGTGTTGCTCACCAGTCGAACTCGGTGACCAGCGGCACATGGTCGGAGGGTTTCAGCCAGTTGCGGCAATCCTCGTGCACGCGGTGCGCGACGGCGGTCTTCGCCACCTCCGGGCTCGCCCACATGTGATCGAGCCTCCGCCCGCGATCGTTCACCGTCCAGTCGGGCGAGCGATAGCTCCACCAGGTGTGGAGTCGCGCCGGCGCCGGAAAGAAATGGCGGCCGAGATCGACCCAGCCGTGCGCCGCCTGCATCCGCGTCAGCGCCTCCACCTCGACCGGCGTGTGGCTGACGACGTTGAGCAGCTGCTTGTGGCTCCACACATCGCTTTCGAGCGGCGCGATGTTGAAGTCGCCGACGATCAGCGTCGGCTCGCGCAGATCCTCGGACCAGCGCGTCATCCGCTCGACGAAGGCCAGCTTCTGCGCGAATTTCGGGTTGGCCGCAGGATCGGGGATGTCGCCGCCGGCCGGCACGTAGACATTTTCCAGCCGCACGCCGTTGGGCAGGCGGGCGCCGACATGGCGGGCCTCGCCATTGTCCTGCCAGTCGTGCCGGCCATGTTCGCCCAGCGGGATCCTGGAGAGGATCGCGACGCCATGGTGCATCCGCTGACCGGCGAGCAGGCGGTGGACGTAGCCCAGCTTTTCAAAGGGCGCGTGGGGGAAGGTGCCGTCTTCCACCTTGGTTTCCTGCAGGCAGAGGATGTCGGGCTGTTCGGTGCGCAGGAACTGCTCGACGATCTCGATGCGCGCGCGCACCGAGTTGATGTTCCACGAGGCGATCTTGGTCGTAGGCATGGCCCTGCGATGTAGGGGACCGAAGGCCTATGCGCCAGATACGGAAAGGCCCCCGTTCCGGGGGCATGGAACGGGGGCCGACCTGGCGTTCGTCACGCAGGCGGGACACGAAGACGGTGTTCCGGACAACAGGGGGAATTCCGGAACGGCTCCGTGGCCGCACAGATGGTCTATGCCCCCTCACCTGTCGCCCGGATGAACGGCGCCGTTAACTTTGGCTCATACAAACGCCATGTCGCCGGGATGAAACCGTTCGTCGTTACCGGCGCGGGCCTTGGGGGCGCGGGTCCGTCCACCGGAAGGCCGAATCGTCGATCGGCACATTGAACTTCTGGTTGGCGAGGCGGACGGTCGTGCGGTTGTTCTGCGCGTCGAGCACCTGCCAGCCATCCAGCATCAGCCCACCCGGCGCGCCGGGGGAGCGGCGGAATGTCACGGTGATGCTGCCATATTCGCGGTGCTTCTTGTCCTGCCCCGCCAGCATCACGACGTCGGGGCGCCCGCCGGGAATGATCGTCGCGTATCGGGCGACATCCTTGTTCGGATCGAGCAGCAGCGCCAGCGGCGTGTTGCCGATCGGCCAGCGCGACACCTGCTTCACCGAATAGTCGATCATGGTGAGCGCCTTGCCGTCCCCCACGACGAGCAGCGGCACGCCCTTCTGATACTGGAACCGCACCTTGCCCGGCTTCTTGAGCTGGATCGTGCCGGAGACGATCTGGCCCCTGGCATTGGTCTGCTCGAAATCGGCGGTCATCGTCTGCACCGCCTTCAGATGCGCCTGCACGGCGGCGAGATCGGGCGACGGCGCGGGCGCCGGGGCAGCGGCGAGAACGGGCGTGGCGAGGGCCGCGGCAAGCACGGCCGGCGAAAGGCGCATCGAGAAACTCCGGATCATGACCGCCGCCGGATAGCGGCAGGCCGTTGAATGGGCTGTGAACCCCAATCGACTCAGGCGCGGGTGGTTCCCGGACGGATCAGATCGCCTGCCCGTCGCGATCGATCAGCACCTCGCGCCTGCCGACATGGTCCGGCGCGCCGACCTTGCCTTCGCGCTCCATCCGCTCGATCAGGCGCGCGGCGCTGTTGTAGCCGATGCGCAGCTGGCGCTGGACGTAGCTGGTCGAGGCCTTCTGCGATTCGGCCACCACCTGCACCGCCTTGCGGTAGAGCGCGGCATCGGGCGAATCGTCGTCGGCAGGCTGGCCGTCGAGCGCGAAGCCGCCATCCTCCGGCTCCTCGGTGACCGCCGAAATGTAGTCCGGCGTGCCCTGCGAGCGCCAGTGATCGGCGACCGCGCGCACCTCCTCGTCGGACACGAAGGGGCCGTGGACGCGGGCGATCTGCTTGCCGCCCGGCATGTAGAGCATGTCGCCCTTGCCCAGCAGCTGTTCGGCGCCCTGCTCGCCCAGGATGGTGCGCGAGTCGATCTTGGAGGTCACCGCGAAGGAGATGCGCGTCGGCAGGTTCGCCTTGATGACGCCGGTGATGACGTCGACCGAGGGGCGCTGCGTCGCCATGATGAGGTGGATGCCTGCCGCGCGCGCTTTCTGGGCGAGGCGCTGGATGAGGAATTCCACCTCCTTGCCTGCCGTCATCATCAGGTCAGCCAGCTCGTCGACGATCACCACGATCTGCGGCAGCGTCTCGTAATCGAGCTGCTCCTCCTCATAGACCGGATGGCCGCTCTCGGCGTCATAGCCGGTCTGCACGCGCCGTCCGAGCCGCTGGCCCTTGGACTTGGCGACCCGGACCTTCTCGTTGAACGAGGCGAGGCTGCGCACGCCGACCGAGGCCATCATGCGATAGCGCTCCTCCATCTGCTCGACCGCCCATTTGAGCGCGCGCACCGCCTTGGCGGGCTCGGTGACGACAGGCGAGAGGAGATGGGGGATGTCGTCGTAGATGCTGAGTTCGAGCATCTTGGGATCGATCATGATCATCCGGCACTGCTTGGGCGTCAGCCGGTAGAGCAGCGACATGATCATGCAATTGAGGCCGACCGACTTGCCCGAACCGGTGGTGCCGGCGACGAGCAAATGGGGCATCGGCGCGAGATCCGCGACCACCGGATCGCCGGCGATGTTCTTGCCGAGGATGATGGGGAGCTGCGCGGTGCCGTCCTCGAACTGCGAACAAGCCACCATCTCGGAGAAAACTACCGCCTCGCGCTTCACGTTGGGCAGCTCGATGCCGATCACGGTGCGGCCGGGGATGGTGGCGATGCGCGCCGACAGTGCCGACATGTTGCGCGCGACGTCGTCGGCCAGCGCCACCACGCGACTCGCCTTGATGCCGCTCTCCGGCTCCAGCTCGTACATCGTCACGACCGGGCCGGGGCGGACCTGGGTGATCTTGCCGTGCACCTTGAAGTCGTCCAGCACGGTTTCGAGCAGGCGGGCGTTGCGCTCCAGCGCCGCCTTGTCGATCGCCTGGCCGCCGCCGGTCGGCACCGGCGAGAGCAGGTCGATCGAAGGCAGCACATATTCGTCGCGCAGATCGAGCGAGGCCTGGCGCTTGCCCTCGGGCTTCTTCGGCGCGGACTGCTGGCGATCGGCGATGATCGGGCGGGACGGCGCGCGCGGCTCCTTGGCCGTGGCGGTGGCGGCCGGCTCGTCCTCCTCCTCGAAATCGTCGAAATCATCCTCGTCGTCGGCCACGATCGCCTCGCGACGCGGCGTCCGCTTCTGCGCGACGCGGGCGACGGGCTTGGCGGTCTGCCGGCCGGCGCTGACCAGCCAGTCCCACTCCTCGGCTTCGAGGCCGATCGCCTTGATCCACAGCCACACCCCCAGCGCGAAGGCGATCAGCTCGATCGCGTAGCGCAACGGTATGTCGAATCCGGGTGCCTTGACCAGACCGAGGCCGGCATCCACCGCATCGGCGCCGAGGATACCGAATGCCCCGCCCCATCCGGCGGGCAGCTGCAGGCTGGTGCTCTCGCGGAACAGGGTGACGGCGGTGCCGGCGCAGAACAGCGCGATCAGCGTGACCAAAGCGGCGCGGCCCCAGCGGCCCGTGCCGCGCCCGCGCACCAGCCGAACGCCGGGCACCAGCACGATCGGCACCCACGCGACGGCGAGCGGGCCGAACAGCATCAGCAGCGCGTCGGCCGCCCAGGCGCCGATCGGCCCGATCCAGTTGAGCGTCTGCCCGCCCGACACCGTGTTGATCGCCGAATCGGCGCGGTGATAGGTCGCCAGCGCCACCGCGATCAGCAACGCGGCCGCGATCAGCGCCGCGCCGATCGCGACGCCGCTCGACCGCGCCACCACCTGCGCCACCTTCTCGCGCCAGGGCGCTGCCCGCACCGCCACGCTGCCCGCCATGTCCTTAAGCTCCCCGCTTGGGGCAGACCGTGCCCCAAATGTTCCGCTTAACCCTGTTCTCCCAAATCCTACTAGTCAAGCGCGCCGCCTTCCGCCCCCGATCGATCGTCGCTAGAGCGAGTCCGATGAGCGACACCCTGCACAGCGACGTGATCATCCTCGGCGCCGGCCTCGTCGGCTGCGCATTGGCGACGGCGCTGGCGAAGGGCGGAGTGACCGTCACCATCGTCGACCCCGCCCCCGCCACCCAGATCCGCGAGACCCATTTCGACGGCCGCGCCTCGGCGGTCTCCTCGACGAGCTGGCGGATGATGGAGGCGATCGGCGCCACCGAACGCTTCGCCCAATATGCCAACCCGATCGAGCGGATCGAGGTGGGCGAGCAGGGCGCGCGCGGCCTGCTCAACTTCCAGCCCGATCTGGAGAATGACGGCCCCCTCGGCATGATGGTGGAGAATCGCTACCTCCGCATCGGCCTGCGCGAAGCTGCCGAGGCGTCGGAGGGCGTCACCGTGCTGATGTCGCGGAGTGCGGTTTCGGTGGAGCGCGATGCCGCCGGCGTTCGGGTTGCGCTGGACGACGGGCGCCTGCTCAAGGCGGCGTTGCTGGTCGGCGCCGAGGGCCGCCGCTCGCCGACGCGCGACGCCGCCGGCATCGCGGTGGCGCGCTGGGAATATCACCACGTCGCGATGGTTGGCATGCTCGAGCATGAGGCGGATCACCGCAACGTCGCGCACGAACTGTTCTACCCCGCCGGCCCCTTCGCGCTGCTGCCGATGCAAGGCGGTCATCGCTCGGCTTTGGTG
The nucleotide sequence above comes from Sphingomonas oryzagri. Encoded proteins:
- a CDS encoding exodeoxyribonuclease III; translation: MPTTKIASWNINSVRARIEIVEQFLRTEQPDILCLQETKVEDGTFPHAPFEKLGYVHRLLAGQRMHHGVAILSRIPLGEHGRHDWQDNGEARHVGARLPNGVRLENVYVPAGGDIPDPAANPKFAQKLAFVERMTRWSEDLREPTLIVGDFNIAPLESDVWSHKQLLNVVSHTPVEVEALTRMQAAHGWVDLGRHFFPAPARLHTWWSYRSPDWTVNDRGRRLDHMWASPEVAKTAVAHRVHEDCRNWLKPSDHVPLVTEFDW
- the ribA gene encoding GTP cyclohydrolase II codes for the protein MSNTGIADRRDVARAIDALRRGWPVVIDEAGAALTLLAIETADAGRLAGFAPDGRYDVLVSPERAATLMLANQRPAAQAPAAVRIAQVPWLDLDKATALADPARDLSSPMKGPFATRATGADGAAAAALKLARLAGILPAFFVRDGEGGSDTPRPSAAAIFDYDAPSHLVIASRARLPVAASRQHTDIIAFRSAEEATEHVALVIGAPNGRPPLVRLHSECLTGDVFGSLKCDCGPQLDGALHRIAEEGWGILLYLRQEGRGIGLINKLRAYALQDQGFDTVDANLRLGFGIDERDFGVAARMLALIGQTRIRLLTNNPAKVAGLAAAGIDIVERVEHRVTANPHNVDYLATKRDRTGHML
- a CDS encoding FtsK/SpoIIIE family DNA translocase, translating into MAGSVAVRAAPWREKVAQVVARSSGVAIGAALIAAALLIAVALATYHRADSAINTVSGGQTLNWIGPIGAWAADALLMLFGPLAVAWVPIVLVPGVRLVRGRGTGRWGRAALVTLIALFCAGTAVTLFRESTSLQLPAGWGGAFGILGADAVDAGLGLVKAPGFDIPLRYAIELIAFALGVWLWIKAIGLEAEEWDWLVSAGRQTAKPVARVAQKRTPRREAIVADDEDDFDDFEEEDEPAATATAKEPRAPSRPIIADRQQSAPKKPEGKRQASLDLRDEYVLPSIDLLSPVPTGGGQAIDKAALERNARLLETVLDDFKVHGKITQVRPGPVVTMYELEPESGIKASRVVALADDVARNMSALSARIATIPGRTVIGIELPNVKREAVVFSEMVACSQFEDGTAQLPIILGKNIAGDPVVADLAPMPHLLVAGTTGSGKSVGLNCMIMSLLYRLTPKQCRMIMIDPKMLELSIYDDIPHLLSPVVTEPAKAVRALKWAVEQMEERYRMMASVGVRSLASFNEKVRVAKSKGQRLGRRVQTGYDAESGHPVYEEEQLDYETLPQIVVIVDELADLMMTAGKEVEFLIQRLAQKARAAGIHLIMATQRPSVDVITGVIKANLPTRISFAVTSKIDSRTILGEQGAEQLLGKGDMLYMPGGKQIARVHGPFVSDEEVRAVADHWRSQGTPDYISAVTEEPEDGGFALDGQPADDDSPDAALYRKAVQVVAESQKASTSYVQRQLRIGYNSAARLIERMEREGKVGAPDHVGRREVLIDRDGQAI
- a CDS encoding LolA family protein, with translation MRLSPAVLAAALATPVLAAAPAPAPSPDLAAVQAHLKAVQTMTADFEQTNARGQIVSGTIQLKKPGKVRFQYQKGVPLLVVGDGKALTMIDYSVKQVSRWPIGNTPLALLLDPNKDVARYATIIPGGRPDVVMLAGQDKKHREYGSITVTFRRSPGAPGGLMLDGWQVLDAQNNRTTVRLANQKFNVPIDDSAFRWTDPRPQGPRR
- the mnmE gene encoding tRNA uridine-5-carboxymethylaminomethyl(34) synthesis GTPase MnmE, producing the protein MAAAPNNPAGDTIFALSSGALPSAIAIIRISGARARMALEALAGRLPQPRQSALRTLCDAGDVLDEGMVLWFPAPRTVTGEDLAELHLHGSRAVVEACYAALRRLGLRLAEPGEFTRRALFNGKMDLAAVEGLADLLAAETESQRRDAIRRQRGAVPRLLAGWRSRLTLISAAMEAAIDYDGEEEVAGQCAWSALTDSLLAEIERAATLAPAERLRDGIRVAIVGPPNAGKSTLFNALAGRDAAIVSDIAGTTRDVIEAPIAIDGIPFVLIDTAGLREAVDPIERIGVSRALDEEDLAQIRIDLRDDAQEDARTIAVSSKADFRTPRPEHLAVSALDGRGLDELQRRLVAMARGILPGEGEVTFERRYREALFAVRDELVFAHRVPDLVLSAEHLRRAGRALDAVLGGDGLEDMLDALFGRFCLGK
- a CDS encoding UbiH/UbiF/VisC/COQ6 family ubiquinone biosynthesis hydroxylase, encoding MSDTLHSDVIILGAGLVGCALATALAKGGVTVTIVDPAPATQIRETHFDGRASAVSSTSWRMMEAIGATERFAQYANPIERIEVGEQGARGLLNFQPDLENDGPLGMMVENRYLRIGLREAAEASEGVTVLMSRSAVSVERDAAGVRVALDDGRLLKAALLVGAEGRRSPTRDAAGIAVARWEYHHVAMVGMLEHEADHRNVAHELFYPAGPFALLPMQGGHRSALVWTVSEADAPAMLSLSERAFTAEAQKRMGGMLGAIKLAAPLASFPLGFHHTARITAERLALVGDAGHGIHPIAGQGVNLGFRDAAALAEVLIEGVRLGLDPGDHQLLQRYERWRGLDTFLVASATDGLTRLFGIPGRPASRIRRFGIGMVERIAPLKDVFMAEARGESGTLPKLLTGQMV
- a CDS encoding L,D-transpeptidase family protein, whose translation is MRIVVETDAGLLHFGATTLPCAIGRSGACGAADKREGDGYTPLGVWPVRAVLLRPDRGFDPPSGIAWRWLRPDDGWSDDVADPAYNRPVRHPHPFSAERMWRDDAHYDAVLILGHNDRPPVPELGSAIFLHLRGDRPTEGCVAIDRTGMASLLSALTPGSTVEIRRHIGDRPSLG
- a CDS encoding DUF6489 family protein: MKITVDVDCTPEEARRFMGLPDLSSLHEAYLSKMRTAIEQGVTPDTIQTMMQSWGPMGEAGFNLWRHMLDNMGGSSTK